One genomic window of Opitutia bacterium includes the following:
- a CDS encoding ABC transporter substrate-binding protein: MRLPTLLLALLSLVLVTGCGKKTATADANGRIKIRFQTDWFPQPEHGGYYQAVAKGFYVAEGLDVEIVKGGPNAQVMASVATGRAQLGMTNGDDVIVAVGRGVPIKMVAAEMQRDAQGILFHAQNPIRSLQDLDGKTIMAGAGSIWLQVAQKKLGIHFNIQPLVGELARFMSDKKFIQQCFVTNEPFFVRQRGADAGAFLIATPGGYEPYRVLFTSDAFLVENPEVVRRFVRASIRGWVDYLTGDPTPGNNLIKATRSDLPDELFAYSIKAMKDYQLVLGDPARGEKMGQLTPARLETQLKLLSELGFLERPLTVKDVATFEMLPPDAR, translated from the coding sequence ATGCGCCTCCCCACGCTCCTCCTCGCGCTGCTCTCGCTCGTGCTCGTCACGGGTTGCGGCAAGAAAACTGCCACGGCCGACGCGAACGGACGCATCAAAATCAGGTTCCAGACCGACTGGTTCCCGCAGCCCGAGCACGGCGGCTATTACCAGGCGGTCGCGAAGGGGTTTTACGTCGCAGAAGGGCTCGACGTCGAAATCGTGAAGGGCGGCCCGAACGCCCAGGTGATGGCGTCCGTCGCCACCGGTCGCGCGCAGCTGGGCATGACGAATGGCGACGATGTCATCGTCGCGGTCGGGCGCGGCGTGCCGATCAAGATGGTCGCGGCGGAGATGCAGCGCGATGCGCAGGGCATTCTTTTCCACGCACAGAACCCCATCCGTTCGCTGCAGGATCTCGACGGCAAGACAATCATGGCCGGCGCCGGCTCGATCTGGCTGCAAGTCGCGCAGAAGAAACTCGGCATCCATTTCAACATTCAGCCGCTCGTGGGCGAACTCGCGCGCTTCATGAGCGACAAGAAGTTCATCCAGCAGTGCTTCGTCACGAACGAACCGTTCTTCGTGCGGCAGCGGGGGGCCGACGCCGGGGCGTTTCTGATCGCCACGCCGGGCGGCTATGAGCCCTACCGCGTGTTGTTCACGAGCGACGCCTTTCTCGTCGAAAACCCGGAAGTCGTGCGCCGCTTCGTGCGCGCGAGCATCCGCGGCTGGGTCGACTACCTGACCGGCGATCCGACGCCCGGAAACAACCTGATCAAGGCCACACGCTCCGACCTGCCGGACGAGCTCTTTGCCTACAGCATCAAGGCCATGAAGGATTACCAACTCGTGCTCGGCGACCCCGCGCGCGGCGAGAAAATGGGTCAGCTCACACCTGCGCGGCTCGAGACGCAGCTGAAGCTGTTGAGCGAACTCGGTTTCCTCGAGCGTCCGCTGACGGTGAAGGACGTGGCGACCTTCGAGATGCTGCCGCCGGACGCGCGTTGA
- a CDS encoding ABC transporter permease subunit, whose translation MRRESPLKQWLLPVVTGAVFFGIWYAVRAATGLQSWILPTPVEILEAAWREKARLISAVGATALGAAAGFLLAAVLGLTMALVLGVSNSLRLSLYPWLLVLQMTPVIVLTPIIVLWAGPGMPGIITITWLISFFPIVANTTQGLLSTDMNHVALFRMCNASRVQELLLLRMPSALPYYLAGLRIAATLAPIGAIFGEYMVGNASGGSGGLGFLVYSYNTQIKIPALFATALTSCLLGFVFVAAVSLLNWALLHHWHDSFEPNDH comes from the coding sequence ATGAGACGCGAATCGCCGCTCAAGCAGTGGCTGCTGCCCGTTGTCACCGGTGCGGTGTTCTTCGGCATCTGGTATGCCGTGCGCGCGGCGACGGGCTTGCAGAGCTGGATCTTGCCGACGCCGGTGGAGATTCTGGAGGCGGCGTGGCGCGAAAAGGCGCGGCTGATTTCCGCGGTGGGAGCGACGGCGCTCGGCGCGGCGGCGGGATTCCTGCTCGCGGCGGTTCTGGGCCTGACGATGGCGCTGGTGCTCGGCGTTTCGAACTCGCTGCGGCTCTCGCTCTACCCGTGGTTGCTGGTGTTGCAGATGACGCCGGTCATCGTGCTGACGCCGATCATCGTGCTGTGGGCCGGCCCGGGCATGCCGGGCATCATCACGATCACGTGGCTGATCTCGTTTTTTCCCATCGTGGCGAACACGACGCAGGGTCTGCTCTCGACGGACATGAACCACGTGGCGCTTTTCCGCATGTGCAACGCGAGCCGCGTGCAGGAACTGCTGCTGCTGCGCATGCCGTCGGCGCTGCCGTATTACCTCGCGGGACTGCGCATCGCGGCGACGCTGGCGCCGATCGGCGCGATTTTCGGCGAATACATGGTCGGCAACGCCTCGGGCGGCTCCGGCGGCCTCGGCTTTCTCGTCTACAGCTACAACACCCAGATCAAGATTCCCGCGCTGTTCGCGACGGCGTTGACGAGCTGCCTGCTCGGCTTCGTGTTCGTTGCAGCGGTGTCGCTCCTGAACTGGGCGCTGTTGCACCACTGGCACGATTCCTTCGAACCCAACGATCACTGA
- a CDS encoding ABC transporter ATP-binding protein — protein MDVPTPIVKLASVRKRYGDGPLVLDGVDLDIARDDFVSLIGPSGCGKSTVLKLISGLSPTTEGDVRVLGKLPRQARDRQVFIFQDATLLPWLTARQNVEIPLRLRRATEAERAAQAEKFLELVGLAKVRDYYPRQLSGGMKMRVSIARALTLAPELLLLDEPFGALDEMTRHRLNEELLALREQSPFSAVFVTHSVAEAVFLSNRIVVMSAHPGRIHREIRVEFGYPRRAALRETAEFAAQVNEVTRILHEVETEVRA, from the coding sequence ATGGACGTCCCCACGCCCATCGTCAAACTCGCCTCGGTCCGGAAGCGCTACGGCGACGGGCCGCTCGTGCTCGATGGCGTCGATCTGGACATCGCGCGCGACGACTTCGTGAGCCTCATCGGTCCGAGCGGATGCGGCAAGTCGACCGTGCTGAAGTTGATCTCGGGGCTGAGCCCGACGACCGAAGGCGACGTTCGCGTGCTCGGCAAGCTGCCGCGGCAGGCGCGCGACCGGCAGGTGTTCATTTTTCAGGACGCGACGCTGCTGCCGTGGCTCACGGCGCGGCAGAACGTGGAAATTCCGCTGCGGCTGCGTCGGGCGACGGAAGCGGAGCGCGCGGCGCAGGCGGAGAAGTTTCTGGAACTCGTGGGACTGGCGAAGGTGCGGGACTATTACCCGCGTCAGCTGTCGGGCGGCATGAAGATGCGCGTGTCGATCGCGCGGGCGCTCACGCTTGCGCCGGAGTTGCTGCTACTCGACGAGCCGTTCGGCGCGCTCGACGAGATGACGCGACACCGGCTCAACGAGGAGCTTCTGGCGTTGCGCGAGCAGTCGCCTTTTTCGGCGGTGTTCGTGACTCACTCCGTGGCGGAGGCGGTGTTCCTCTCGAATCGCATCGTCGTGATGTCGGCGCATCCCGGGCGCATCCACCGCGAGATTCGGGTGGAGTTCGGATATCCGCGACGCGCGGCGTTGCGCGAGACGGCGGAGTTCGCCGCGCAAGTGAATGAGGTGACACGCATTCTGCACGAGGTCGAAACGGAGGTGCGCGCATGA
- a CDS encoding amidase, producing MKRPVDTTGSKTPVPLPFADWQAMSPGRAAQEVARRVAELPAPLRSAALAWQSTNDDLSAALTRGTGPLRGLPYLAKDLFDVAGVPTRAGSAFLAETRATPGDSALVRRLRDLGAALAGKTHLVEFAAGLTGENRTYGDCPHPRFADRLAGGSSSGSAALVAAGVTPFALGTDTGGSVRVPAAFCGLFGFRLTPGEPFVRDAFPLSPTCDTAGWFTAFPQDLAQLNHALLGAREPADRAPRGVFLRARAVFPEADTAIDDACALAAAQLAAPLDTERERALLATWANAVDAYTTLVTHEAFTIHQPWLDRFRDRYDPGIWQRFVKAGHTTPAQLEAASATFAAVRTSFAELFRAHDFLAFPCAPVPALTKAQCTLETRRAILTFTAPASLAGLPVLTVPVPLANGLSAGLQIVAPRVSSPVFDWVLACCAEQ from the coding sequence ATGAAACGGCCAGTGGATACAACCGGAAGCAAAACGCCAGTTCCTTTGCCCTTCGCCGACTGGCAAGCGATGTCGCCCGGCCGCGCCGCGCAGGAAGTCGCCCGGCGCGTCGCCGAGCTCCCGGCACCACTGCGGTCTGCCGCGCTCGCCTGGCAGTCCACCAACGACGATCTTTCCGCGGCGCTGACGCGCGGCACCGGCCCGCTGCGCGGCCTCCCCTACCTCGCCAAGGATCTCTTCGACGTCGCCGGCGTGCCCACGCGCGCCGGCTCGGCGTTCCTCGCCGAGACGCGGGCCACACCCGGCGACAGCGCGCTCGTGCGCCGCTTGCGTGACTTGGGGGCCGCGCTTGCGGGCAAGACGCATCTCGTCGAGTTCGCCGCCGGCCTCACCGGCGAGAACCGCACCTACGGCGACTGCCCGCACCCGCGCTTCGCCGACCGGCTGGCGGGCGGATCGAGCAGCGGTTCCGCGGCACTCGTGGCGGCGGGCGTGACGCCTTTTGCGCTCGGCACGGATACCGGCGGCTCGGTGCGGGTGCCGGCGGCGTTTTGCGGGCTGTTCGGCTTTCGCCTCACGCCGGGCGAACCGTTCGTGCGCGACGCTTTCCCGCTCTCGCCGACGTGCGACACCGCCGGCTGGTTCACCGCGTTCCCACAGGATCTCGCGCAACTGAACCACGCGCTCCTCGGCGCCCGCGAACCCGCCGACCGCGCGCCGCGCGGCGTGTTTCTTCGCGCTCGCGCAGTCTTTCCGGAAGCGGACACCGCGATCGACGACGCGTGCGCACTCGCCGCGGCGCAGCTGGCCGCACCGCTGGACACTGAGCGCGAGCGAGCGCTCCTCGCCACGTGGGCCAACGCCGTGGACGCCTACACCACGCTCGTCACGCACGAAGCCTTCACGATTCACCAGCCCTGGCTCGATCGGTTCCGCGACCGCTATGATCCCGGCATCTGGCAGCGGTTCGTCAAAGCCGGACACACGACGCCGGCGCAGCTCGAGGCGGCGAGCGCGACGTTCGCGGCAGTCCGCACATCGTTCGCCGAATTGTTCCGCGCCCACGATTTTCTGGCGTTTCCCTGCGCGCCCGTGCCCGCGCTGACGAAGGCCCAATGCACTCTGGAAACCCGCCGTGCGATCCTCACGTTCACCGCGCCGGCCTCGCTGGCCGGATTGCCCGTGCTGACAGTGCCGGTCCCGCTGGCGAATGGCCTGAGCGCGGGTCTGCAAATCGTCGCGCCGCGTGTCAGCAGTCCGGTCTTTGATTGGGTGCTAGCATGCTGCGCCGAACAATGA
- a CDS encoding amidohydrolase, giving the protein MPTVDAHVHLYPPEVAANPAAWAAAGGEAHWARLCTRRRKDGAPVQLFPSVDELLRDMDAAGIERAVLLGWYWEKPATCAAQNRFYAQCTRAHPDRLAACAAVHPDDLGEMTRAANAGFCGVGELSPHSQGFAADDARVGEMLRLAGELKLPVNLHVTDPASRRYDGWVSTPLEDFTRWAREFPQTRFVLAHWGGGLAFDSASRALANVWFDTAASPLLYDATAWTRALAAVGPERLLFGSDYPLRLFPRDDQASGLSRFVTEARAKLPSEAQAAVMGGNAVSLFGAAC; this is encoded by the coding sequence ATGCCGACCGTCGACGCGCACGTGCACCTTTATCCGCCGGAAGTCGCGGCCAACCCCGCGGCGTGGGCGGCGGCCGGCGGCGAGGCGCATTGGGCGCGCCTTTGCACGCGTCGGCGCAAGGACGGTGCGCCGGTGCAGCTTTTCCCGAGCGTTGATGAGTTGTTGCGCGACATGGATGCGGCGGGGATCGAGCGCGCGGTGTTGCTCGGTTGGTATTGGGAAAAACCGGCGACGTGCGCCGCGCAAAATCGCTTCTACGCGCAATGCACGCGCGCGCACCCGGACCGGCTCGCGGCGTGCGCCGCTGTTCACCCGGACGATCTCGGTGAAATGACGCGCGCGGCCAACGCGGGCTTCTGCGGGGTCGGCGAACTCTCGCCGCACTCCCAAGGGTTCGCGGCCGACGATGCGCGGGTCGGCGAGATGCTGCGTCTCGCGGGCGAGCTGAAGCTTCCCGTGAACCTCCATGTCACCGACCCGGCGAGCCGCCGCTACGACGGTTGGGTCTCGACGCCGCTGGAAGATTTCACGCGTTGGGCGCGGGAGTTTCCCCAGACGCGCTTCGTGCTCGCGCACTGGGGCGGGGGCTTGGCTTTCGATTCGGCGAGCCGTGCACTCGCGAACGTGTGGTTCGACACGGCCGCCTCGCCGCTGCTCTACGACGCAACGGCGTGGACGCGCGCGCTGGCGGCGGTGGGGCCGGAGCGTTTGCTTTTCGGATCGGATTATCCGCTGCGTTTGTTTCCGCGCGACGATCAGGCGAGCGGCTTGTCGCGGTTCGTGACCGAGGCGCGGGCTAAACTGCCGAGTGAGGCGCAGGCCGCCGTGATGGGCGGCAACGCGGTGTCATTGTTCGGCGCAGCATGCTAG
- a CDS encoding NCS2 family permease, giving the protein MLARLFQFERHRTTAAREIQAGITTFAAMAYILAVNPAILAAAGIPRGGLVTVTALAAAASTLIMGLVTNFPLALAPGMGINAYFAFTVCLGLGVPWQSALGLVFVNGLAFLALSVSGIREKIINIIPFQLKMAITCGVGLFIAFIGLKNGGLVVPDANTLVTHGNLGAPSVLLFFAGLLLTIILVTRNVPGAIILSILGITLAGLVIPDGKGGHLTNWPEHVVSLPASMSDTFLKLNFDYFTQDPVKATTVVLTLLLIALFDNIGTLVGVAQRAGLLDAEGKLPGAGKALISDSIGVILSSLFGTSNVVSYVESASGVAAGGRTGLVSVTVAALFLGALFFTPLILAVPAVATAPALVVVGIFMFQSVADLNLKDFHEAAPAFLIILGTPLTFSIAEGIGLGLLAFAVVYLFTGRGRQVSWLIYVLAAIFGAHLFRDLFARLF; this is encoded by the coding sequence ATGCTCGCTCGCTTGTTTCAGTTCGAACGCCACCGCACCACCGCGGCGCGCGAAATCCAGGCCGGCATCACGACGTTCGCCGCGATGGCCTACATCCTCGCCGTGAACCCCGCGATCCTCGCCGCCGCCGGCATCCCGCGCGGCGGACTCGTGACCGTCACCGCGCTCGCGGCCGCAGCGAGCACGTTGATCATGGGTCTGGTGACGAATTTCCCGCTGGCGCTCGCGCCGGGCATGGGAATCAACGCCTACTTCGCATTCACCGTCTGCCTCGGACTTGGCGTGCCATGGCAATCGGCGCTCGGCCTCGTCTTCGTCAACGGCCTCGCGTTTCTCGCGCTCTCCGTCTCCGGCATCCGCGAAAAGATCATCAACATCATCCCGTTTCAGCTGAAGATGGCGATCACGTGCGGCGTGGGGCTCTTCATCGCGTTCATTGGTTTGAAGAACGGCGGGCTCGTCGTCCCCGACGCCAACACGCTGGTGACCCATGGCAATCTCGGGGCGCCGTCCGTGTTGCTCTTCTTCGCCGGCTTGCTGCTCACGATCATCCTCGTCACGCGCAACGTCCCGGGCGCGATCATCCTCTCGATCCTCGGCATCACGCTCGCCGGCCTCGTGATTCCCGACGGCAAGGGCGGCCACCTCACCAATTGGCCGGAACACGTCGTGTCGCTGCCGGCGTCGATGAGCGACACGTTCCTGAAGCTCAATTTCGACTACTTCACGCAAGACCCGGTGAAGGCGACCACGGTGGTGCTCACGCTGCTGCTCATCGCGCTGTTCGACAACATCGGCACGCTCGTCGGCGTCGCGCAACGCGCGGGCTTGCTCGATGCGGAAGGCAAGTTGCCCGGCGCGGGCAAGGCGCTGATCTCCGACTCGATCGGCGTGATCCTCTCGTCGCTCTTCGGCACGTCGAACGTGGTGAGCTACGTCGAGTCGGCGTCCGGCGTCGCCGCCGGCGGGCGCACCGGCCTCGTGAGCGTCACGGTCGCGGCGCTGTTCCTCGGCGCGCTTTTCTTCACCCCATTGATTCTCGCGGTGCCCGCGGTGGCCACCGCGCCGGCGCTCGTCGTGGTGGGCATCTTCATGTTCCAGTCGGTGGCGGATCTCAACCTGAAGGATTTTCACGAGGCCGCGCCGGCGTTCCTGATCATCCTCGGCACGCCGCTCACGTTCAGCATCGCCGAAGGCATCGGACTCGGGCTGCTGGCGTTCGCGGTCGTCTATCTTTTCACCGGCCGCGGCCGGCAGGTCTCATGGCTGATCTACGTGCTCGCCGCGATCTTCGGCGCGCACCTGTTCCGCGACCTGTTCGCGCGGTTGTTCTAG
- a CDS encoding universal stress protein, producing the protein MYRKILVALENGRADATLLPHVAELAGKLGSELLLLHVADGWAARNFEQLKLTESDEMRADRDYLARCASELHGTGLTVTTQLALGNPPAEIVRVAAAEHCDLIALASHGHRLLGDIIHGSTIDAVRHATSTPLLVVRAVMKP; encoded by the coding sequence ATGTATCGCAAGATTCTCGTCGCCCTCGAAAACGGCCGCGCCGACGCGACCTTGCTCCCGCACGTTGCCGAACTCGCGGGCAAGCTCGGGTCGGAACTGCTGCTCCTGCACGTCGCCGACGGCTGGGCCGCGCGAAATTTCGAGCAGCTCAAACTCACCGAGTCCGACGAGATGCGCGCCGACCGCGACTACCTCGCGCGCTGTGCGAGCGAGTTGCACGGCACCGGCCTGACGGTTACGACGCAACTCGCACTCGGCAATCCGCCCGCCGAAATCGTCCGCGTGGCCGCCGCGGAGCACTGCGACCTCATCGCGCTCGCCTCGCACGGTCATCGTTTGCTCGGCGACATCATTCACGGCAGCACGATCGACGCGGTGCGCCACGCCACGAGCACGCCGCTGCTCGTGGTGCGCGCGGTGATGAAGCCCTAG
- a CDS encoding Nramp family divalent metal transporter translates to MEPERESSPSDVGWRHARTAPSLPEAHGTVSVPAGASFWRKLLAFSGPGYLVAVGYMDPGNWATDLAGGSQFGYTLLSVILISNLMAILLQSLCAKLGIATGRDLAQACRDHYPRPISNALWFLCEIAICACDLAEVIGTAIALNLLFHIPLLWGVILTALDVMLVLFLAHRGFRYLEAIVVSLVTLIGLCFGLEILFSRPDVREVLGGFVPTAQIITNPEMLYIAIGILGATVMPHNLYLHSSIVQTRKYEPTPSGKREAIKFATIDSTLALMFALFINASILIVSAAVFYKAGNHEVAEIQDAYKLLTPMLGVGAASTIFAVALLASGQNSTLTVTLAGQIVMEGFLNLRLRPWLRRLITRAIAIVPAAIVAGLYGESGTAKLLVFSQVVLSLQLPFAVIPLVQFTSDRVKMGEFVNPAWIKYAAWVVSAIIVALNTKLLYDFVAS, encoded by the coding sequence ATGGAACCTGAACGCGAATCTTCTCCCTCTGATGTCGGCTGGCGGCACGCGCGCACTGCGCCCAGTCTGCCCGAGGCGCACGGCACCGTGTCCGTGCCCGCGGGCGCGAGTTTCTGGCGCAAGCTGCTCGCGTTCTCCGGTCCGGGCTACCTGGTCGCCGTCGGATACATGGACCCCGGAAACTGGGCCACGGACCTCGCGGGCGGCTCGCAGTTCGGTTACACGCTGCTGAGCGTCATCCTCATCTCGAACCTGATGGCGATCCTGCTGCAGTCGCTCTGCGCGAAGCTCGGCATCGCCACCGGACGCGATCTCGCGCAAGCCTGCCGCGACCACTACCCGCGGCCGATCTCGAACGCGCTGTGGTTCCTGTGCGAAATCGCGATCTGTGCCTGCGATCTCGCCGAGGTCATCGGCACGGCGATCGCGCTGAACCTGCTTTTCCACATTCCGCTGCTCTGGGGCGTGATTCTCACCGCGCTCGACGTCATGTTGGTTCTCTTTCTCGCGCACCGTGGTTTCCGTTATCTCGAAGCCATCGTCGTGTCGCTCGTGACGCTCATCGGTCTGTGTTTTGGCCTGGAAATCCTTTTCTCGCGGCCGGACGTGCGCGAAGTGCTCGGTGGGTTTGTGCCGACGGCGCAGATCATCACGAACCCCGAGATGCTCTACATCGCGATCGGCATTCTCGGTGCGACGGTGATGCCGCACAATCTCTACCTGCATTCCTCGATCGTGCAGACGCGCAAATACGAGCCAACGCCTTCCGGCAAACGCGAGGCGATCAAGTTCGCGACCATCGACTCGACGCTCGCGCTGATGTTCGCGCTCTTCATCAACGCCTCGATCCTGATCGTTTCCGCCGCCGTCTTCTACAAGGCCGGCAACCACGAAGTCGCCGAGATCCAGGATGCCTACAAGTTGCTCACGCCGATGCTCGGCGTGGGGGCAGCGAGCACGATCTTCGCGGTCGCGCTGCTCGCCTCGGGACAAAACTCGACGCTCACGGTCACGCTGGCCGGTCAGATCGTGATGGAGGGCTTTCTCAACCTCCGCCTGCGTCCGTGGCTTCGCCGCCTGATCACGCGTGCGATCGCCATCGTGCCCGCGGCGATCGTCGCGGGACTTTACGGCGAAAGCGGCACGGCGAAGCTCCTCGTCTTCTCGCAGGTGGTGTTGAGCCTCCAGTTGCCCTTCGCGGTGATTCCGCTCGTCCAATTCACCAGCGATCGCGTCAAGATGGGCGAGTTCGTGAACCCAGCGTGGATCAAATACGCCGCGTGGGTCGTCTCCGCGATCATCGTGGCGCTGAACACCAAACTCCTCTACGACTTCGTCGCGTCCTGA
- a CDS encoding transporter, with product MAAIRLSAQFTEAPQTVARGEWLVETDLATGAYDRYTPARDGVRMRSVSLAVAQLSTGVTENIDVQIGIEGWRDEDFSGADVDECVRGTGGVYVRAKWKFWESSDGTALALLPYYQFRDTVSSRLRPAVSQFGVIVPFYRPLGEAWSFSAQAEIDWVDDGAGSREDWWAGYVVLARTLNKRWSWYWETTSNAAGGRGRWATQSGLGLVWQVTEKFSWDAALYAGVNRAAPDWYPALRFVWAF from the coding sequence TTGGCCGCCATTCGGCTGTCGGCGCAATTCACTGAGGCGCCGCAAACAGTCGCGCGCGGAGAGTGGCTCGTGGAGACCGACCTCGCGACCGGCGCCTACGACCGCTACACGCCGGCGCGGGATGGCGTGCGCATGCGGAGCGTCTCGCTGGCGGTGGCGCAGCTTTCCACCGGTGTGACGGAAAACATCGACGTGCAAATCGGGATCGAGGGCTGGCGCGACGAGGATTTCTCCGGCGCGGACGTAGACGAATGTGTGCGTGGCACCGGTGGCGTCTATGTGCGCGCGAAGTGGAAATTCTGGGAGTCGTCCGACGGGACCGCGCTGGCACTTCTGCCTTATTACCAGTTTCGCGACACGGTGTCGTCGCGCTTGCGGCCGGCTGTCTCCCAATTCGGCGTGATCGTGCCGTTCTATCGTCCGCTCGGAGAAGCGTGGTCGTTCTCCGCGCAAGCTGAGATCGATTGGGTCGACGATGGCGCCGGTTCGCGGGAGGATTGGTGGGCGGGCTACGTGGTCTTAGCGCGCACGCTGAACAAGCGCTGGAGCTGGTATTGGGAAACGACTTCGAACGCCGCCGGCGGACGGGGCCGCTGGGCGACCCAGTCGGGTCTCGGGCTCGTGTGGCAGGTGACCGAGAAGTTTTCGTGGGACGCGGCGCTCTATGCCGGCGTCAATCGCGCGGCGCCGGACTGGTATCCCGCGCTGCGGTTCGTCTGGGCTTTTTAG
- a CDS encoding iron ABC transporter permease has translation MSQSFARFVFFGTLLFFAAFFLWPIAQILRGGFVDADGHITLAYIAALLRDPIYVGALANSFLLALTTTAFALGIALPLAVVSDRYAFPGKSLLGALVLVPMILPPFVGAIGIKQILGQYGAVNSLIVALGLRPPGWAFDWLGANQFLGIAIVNALSLYPIIYLNAVAALANIDPALEEAATNLGCTGLRRFRKITLPLITPGLFAGGTIVFIWSFTDLGVPLIFDYARVTPVQIFHGLKDIGGNPFPFALVAIMLAASVAIYALGKGLFGRQSHAMMAKATHSGGPRTLHGLAAWTATALFAGVTLVAVLPHLGVIAVAFSREWYGTVLPQHLTTENFQLALGHDLTVPAIANSLKYASAATIIDLLLGTALAYVIVRSRIAGRAVLDFLAMLPLAVPGLVLAFGYLAMSQEGKFFSFLNPIANPTLLLIIAYSVRRLPYVVRSAVAGFQQTSETLEEAAQNLGCPPLKATFKITLPLILANLIAGGLLAFSFAMLEVSDSLILAQKQAFYPITKAIYELFQLLGDGKFLASALGAWAMAFLGITIAGLGILLGRKLGAIFRV, from the coding sequence ATGTCCCAGAGCTTCGCGCGCTTCGTCTTCTTCGGCACGCTGCTCTTTTTCGCGGCCTTCTTCCTCTGGCCGATCGCGCAAATTCTCCGCGGCGGCTTCGTCGATGCCGACGGCCACATCACGCTCGCCTACATTGCCGCCCTGCTCCGCGACCCCATCTATGTGGGGGCGCTGGCCAATTCATTTCTCCTCGCGCTGACGACCACCGCCTTCGCCCTCGGCATCGCGCTGCCGCTCGCAGTCGTTTCCGACCGCTACGCCTTTCCGGGTAAGAGCCTGCTCGGCGCCCTCGTCCTCGTGCCGATGATCCTGCCGCCCTTCGTCGGTGCGATCGGCATCAAGCAAATCCTCGGGCAATACGGCGCGGTCAACAGCCTCATCGTCGCGCTGGGACTGCGGCCGCCCGGCTGGGCCTTCGACTGGCTCGGCGCCAACCAGTTTCTCGGCATCGCGATCGTCAACGCGCTGTCGCTCTACCCGATCATCTACCTCAACGCCGTCGCCGCACTCGCCAATATCGATCCCGCACTCGAGGAAGCCGCGACCAACCTCGGTTGCACGGGCCTGCGTCGCTTCCGCAAGATCACGCTGCCGCTCATCACGCCGGGGCTCTTCGCCGGTGGAACGATCGTCTTCATCTGGTCTTTCACCGATCTCGGCGTGCCGCTCATCTTCGACTACGCCCGCGTCACGCCGGTCCAGATTTTTCACGGTCTGAAGGACATTGGCGGCAACCCGTTCCCCTTCGCGCTCGTGGCGATCATGCTCGCCGCATCGGTTGCCATCTACGCTCTCGGGAAAGGCCTCTTCGGCCGCCAGAGCCACGCCATGATGGCCAAGGCCACGCACTCCGGCGGACCGCGCACGCTCCACGGCCTCGCCGCCTGGACGGCCACGGCGCTCTTCGCCGGTGTGACGCTCGTCGCCGTGCTGCCCCACCTCGGCGTGATTGCCGTGGCGTTCTCGCGCGAGTGGTATGGCACCGTTCTCCCGCAGCACCTCACGACGGAGAATTTCCAACTCGCACTCGGCCACGACCTCACCGTTCCCGCCATCGCCAACAGCCTCAAATACGCGAGTGCCGCCACGATCATCGATCTCCTGCTCGGCACCGCGCTCGCCTACGTCATCGTGCGCTCCCGCATCGCCGGCCGCGCCGTGCTCGATTTTCTCGCCATGCTGCCGCTCGCCGTGCCGGGCCTCGTGCTGGCCTTCGGCTATCTCGCCATGAGCCAGGAGGGAAAGTTCTTTTCCTTCCTCAACCCCATCGCGAATCCGACGCTCCTCCTGATCATCGCCTACTCCGTTCGTCGCCTGCCCTACGTCGTGCGTTCGGCCGTCGCCGGTTTCCAGCAAACCAGCGAGACGCTCGAGGAAGCCGCACAAAACCTCGGCTGCCCTCCGCTCAAGGCGACATTCAAGATCACGCTCCCGCTCATTCTCGCCAACCTCATCGCGGGCGGCCTGCTCGCGTTCTCCTTCGCGATGCTCGAGGTGTCCGACTCGCTCATCCTGGCGCAGAAGCAGGCCTTTTACCCGATCACGAAGGCCATCTACGAACTCTTCCAGCTGCTCGGCGACGGCAAGTTCCTTGCCTCCGCGCTCGGCGCGTGGGCCATGGCTTTCCTCGGCATCACGATCGCAGGTCTCGGCATTCTCCTGGGCCGCAAACTCGGCGCCATCTTCCGCGTCTAG